The genomic DNA GGGACCGGCCGGTGGCCAGCGCTGCCACCAGGCCCACCAGGAAGAACGGAAGAATGTCCCGGGCCTGTTCCAAGGTGCGGCCGCTCAGGGAACCCACCGCCCAGAACCGGTAGAGGGAGAAGACGTCCGGGCGGGTAAGGGCGATGGCCTGGATATAGGACATCAGCACTGCGGACATCACGGTTCCGGCCAGCACCAGCCGTACCGGTGAGGAACCGCGCCGGCCCGAGGCCAATCCGTACACCACCAGGACGGTAAGGACTGCGCCGGGCAGGGCAATCCACACGTTGGCGCCGGTGGCTCCCACGCCGAAGAAGGCCATACCGGTGACCACGGCGGCTGCTGCGCCGGCGTTGATGCCCAGGATGCCCGGGTCGGCCAGCGGATTGCGGGTCAGCCCCTGCATGATCACCCCGGCAAGAGCCAGGGCGGCCCCTGCCATGATGCCGAGGACGGTGCGGGGAATCCGGCTGGCAACGACGTCGTCGGCGTAGGAGCTGCCCGTGCCGTTGAGCTCCGCCCAGAGGGAGGCTGCCACTTCGGCGGGTCCCAGCTGGTGGGCACCTACCGCAAGGCTCGTTAGCACTGCTGCTGCCAGCA from Arthrobacter zhangbolii includes the following:
- a CDS encoding FecCD family ABC transporter permease: MQVPAETADPAAAGAGAPAAGRITPRGPVGPARGTVLLAAGTALLAAAVLTSLAVGAHQLGPAEVAASLWAELNGTGSSYADDVVASRIPRTVLGIMAGAALALAGVIMQGLTRNPLADPGILGINAGAAAAVVTGMAFFGVGATGANVWIALPGAVLTVLVVYGLASGRRGSSPVRLVLAGTVMSAVLMSYIQAIALTRPDVFSLYRFWAVGSLSGRTLEQARDILPFFLVGLVAALATGRSLNALALGEQAAASLGVRPQAAKITGALAATLLCASATAAVGPIGFVGLAVPHIVRSLTGPDHRWLLILSLLAGPSLLLFADVLGRLVARPGEVLTGVVTALLGAPLLILAVRRMRAVA